In Papaver somniferum cultivar HN1 chromosome 1, ASM357369v1, whole genome shotgun sequence, a genomic segment contains:
- the LOC113296756 gene encoding ubiquitin carboxyl-terminal hydrolase 16-like isoform X2 produces MLVPGDLGFPPGLIWGFFSFFCLISVLIIKRKWRIAEERNMEILRLMALAAEEDRRVEIEASLEYGGYSSVVSPPAATSSSWSSAASVNSPLPAPPPQYQCAVCYAPTTTRCSRCKSVRYCSGKCQIIHWRKGHKDECHPPSPNIQFSGPKSDSDGKTGLEREKHESVGDGSELGSVLVAEPLETFPEEPRSVESSRFPSSKNVEKAGSVEDGKRADNRQQSVPSSSGNGKSRSISSSGGSSLKRSEVSLTTQTSKAKSGLLEESLDSNGSGNDLHGDLTKSGIREGGNGNLSHLSPNSFQQTVPRSHLESRIHASDVANPVALENKIPASGASPSEKKAPVVFERHSPVFGSERSASAITNQINKSESRKPKVIRSLSSSGSENHPTSVNGEYSSSSEKSSKGEKVQVVAVRSNDVSVSSHNVSNGLKMLAQKAVQHSKLPKLSLHSPSGSDVIGKHDDKMLFSYEVFVKLYIKDKAELHPFGLTNLGNSCYANAVLQCLAYTRPLTAYLLQGLHSKACTKQEWCFICEFESLIQKAKEGKCTLAPNGIVSHLHKIGSHLVHGKQEDAHEFLRFSIDKMQSICLKEAGAKAGRPRAEETTLIGLIFGGYLRSKIRCMKCHEKFEREERMMDLTVEIQGDISTLEEALGQFTATEILDGENKYHCSRCKSYEKAKKRLMVLHAPNVLTIALKRFQSGKFGKLNKAVRFPEVLNLAPYMSGTSDKSPIYSLYAVVVHLDVTNAAFSGHYVCYVKNSQGKWFKMDDSTVKPVELERVLSKGAYMLLYSRCSPRLPGLIQKTMQLSDNKMKCAKCVEPISSSHSGNSSAATRAKSISVVSKCASKTTCWSHDEYPYWENMDRPNSSSDNSSLLSGSDEGSCSTESTRDSADEVPDYIFGRRGWNCPLYSPLSTSDDSNSSSSPSPSSTISDGDRHRRSCYPETSTYPIYSGGGDHDEPGTRIKPNGVGNEGLRDKGDNRPFIYSDTTNHCTKLKGSNSISHNSNSSNTRETDLKGWSKSSLLRRSTKERKTQPLY; encoded by the exons GTGTTATGCCCCTACCACGACTCGATGTTCTCGGTGTAAATCTGTTCGTTACTG CTCTGGTAAATGTCAAATTATTCATTGGAGAAAAGGTCACAAAGATGAATGTCATCCTCCAAGCCCCAATATTCAGTTTAGTGGTCCAAAAAGCGATTCTGATGGGAAGACAGGCTTGGAAAGAGAAAAGCATGAATCTGTTGGTGATGGTTCTGAACTGGGAAGCGTCTTGGTTGCAGAACCACTTGAAACATTTCCTGAAGAACCCAGATCAGTTGAATCCAGTCGATTTCCAAGTAGTAAGAATGTGGAAAAAGCTGGATCCGTGGAGGATGGCAAAAGAGCAG ATAACCGGCAGCAAAGTGTACCTAGTTCTTCTGGTAATGGAAAGTCAAGATCGATTAGTTCTTCCGGGGGATCTAGTCTCAAGAGATCTGAGGTTTCATTAACTACTCAGACGTCTAAAGCCAAGTCTGGTTTACTGGAGGAAAGTCTTGATTCAAATGGGTCTGGAAATGATCTCCACGGTGATTTAACTAAGTCTGGTATTAGGGAAGGTGGTAATGGTAACTTGTCACATTTGTCTCCCAACTCCTTTCAACAAACTGTCCCCCGCTCACATTTAGAGTCCAGGATTCACGCATCTGATGTTGCCAACCCTGTTGCCTTGGAAAATAAAATACCTGCCAGTGGAGCTTCTCCATCCGAGAAGAAAGCACCAGTGGTTTTCGAGCGGCATTCACCAGTTTTTGGTTCTGAAAGGTCAGCTTCTGCGATTACCAACCAAATTAATAAATCTGAATCACGAAAGCCTAAAGTTATCAGATCTCTATCATCAAGTGGTTCTGAGAATCACCCAACTTCTGTTAATGGAGAATATTCTTCATCGAGTGAGAAGTCGTCAAAAGGGGAAAAAGTACAAGTAGTTGCTGTGAGATCGAATGATGTTTCAGTGTCTTCTCATAATGTTAGCAATGGCTTGAAAATGTTAGCGCAGAAAGCTGTTCAGCATTCGAAACTGCCTAAACTTTCCCTACATAGTCCTTCTGGAAGTGATGTTATTGGAAAACATGATGACAAG ATGCTCTTTTCTTATGAAGTGTTCGTCAAGCTTTACATCAAGGACAAGGCGGAACTTCACCCGTTCGGCCTTACAAACTTGGGAAACAG CTGTTATGCTAATGCTGTCCTTCAGTGCCTCGCTTATACTCGGCCTCTTACTGCGTATCTTCTGCAAGGACTTCACTCGAAAGCAT GCACAAAACAGGAGTGGTGTTTTATTTGTGAGTTTGAGTCTCTGATTCAGAAGGCCAAGGAAGGAAAGTGTACACTCGCTCCAAATGGTATTGTCTCCCATCTACACAAAATAGGTAGCCATCTAGTTCATGGAAAACAAGAAGATGCCCATGAATTTTTAAG GTTTTCTATCGATAAAATGCAATCTATTTGTCTGAAGGAAGCCGGGGCAAAAGCTGGTCGCCCTCGTGCAGAAGAAACAACTCTGATAGGCCTTATTTTTGGGGGCTATCTCCGATCTAAG ATAAGGTGCATGAAGTGTCATGAAAAGTTTGAGCGCGAAGAACGGATGATGGATCTTACAGTTGAAATACAAGGGGATATCAGTACTTTAGAAGAGGCGCTTGGACAATTTACTGCTACAGAAATCTTGGATGGGGAGAACAAGTACCATTGTAGCAG ATGCAAATCTTATGAGAAAGCCAAAAAGAGGTTAATGGTGCTGCATGCCCCTAACGTCCTTACAATTGCTCTAAAGCGGTTTCAG TCTGGCAAATTTGGGAAGCTCAATAAAGCTGTGCGGTTCCCTGAAGTGCTGAACTTGGCTCCATATATGAGTGGGACAAGTGAcaagtctcctatatatagtctttatGCAGTGGTGGTTCACTTGGATGTCACGAATGCTGCATTTTCCGGACATTATGTCTGTTATGTCAAGAATAGCCAGGGGAAGTGGTTCAAGATGGATGACAGCACT GTGAAACCTGTGGAGCTTGAGAGGGTCTTGTCGAAAGGAGCATACATGCTACTTTACTCAAG GTGTTCGCCACGGTTACCAGGTTTGATACAGAAGACAATGCAACTTAGTGATAACAAGATGAAATGTGCCAAATGTGTGGAACCTATTTCGTCCAGCCATAGTGGAAACAGCAGTGCTGCTACTAGAGCAAAGTCGATCTCTGTGGTGTCCAAATGTGCTTCTAAAACAACTTGCTGGAGTCACGATGAATATCCATACTGGGAAAACATGGATCGGCCCAACTCCTCGAGCGACAACTCCTCTCTCCTCAGTGGCTCAGATGAAGGCTCATGCAGTACAGAAAGCACCAGGGACAGTGCTGATGAAGTGCCTGATTATATATTCGGAAGGCGTGGTTGGAACTGCCCATTGTACAGCCCATTGAGTACGTCGGATGACTCCAATAGTTCATCTTCACCTTCTCCTTCTTCCACAATCTCAGACGGAGACAGACATAGAAGATCGTGTTACCCTGAAACCAGTACATACCCAATATACAGTGGAGGTGGGGATCACGATGAGCCGGGGACGAGGATAAAACCCAATGGAGTTGGTAATGAGGGTTTGCGAGATAAGGGGGATAATCGTCCCTTTATATATTCTGACACAACTAATCACTGTACAAAGTTAAAGGGTAGTAATAGTATTAGCCATAACAGTAATAGTAGTAACACTAGGGAGACTGACTTAAAAGGGTGGAGTAAATCTTCCTTGTTGAGAAGATCAACTAAAGAAAGAAAAACTCAACCACTTTACTAA
- the LOC113296756 gene encoding ubiquitin carboxyl-terminal hydrolase 17-like isoform X1 yields the protein MLVPGDLGFPPGLIWGFFSFFCLISVLIIKRKWRIAEERNMEILRLMALAAEEDRRVEIEASLEYGGYSSVVSPPAATSSSWSSAASVNSPLPAPPPQYQCAVCYAPTTTRCSRCKSVRYCSGKCQIIHWRKGHKDECHPPSPNIQFSGPKSDSDGKTGLEREKHESVGDGSELGSVLVAEPLETFPEEPRSVESSRFPSSKNVEKAGSVEDGKRAGAISESSSKLVGIAKPTTTIWPVDASANSFPILSSSESLKESTFDNSGCNGLEKKLDVSDTEPTRSLPQKISSLDASLNDLSCADNRQQSVPSSSGNGKSRSISSSGGSSLKRSEVSLTTQTSKAKSGLLEESLDSNGSGNDLHGDLTKSGIREGGNGNLSHLSPNSFQQTVPRSHLESRIHASDVANPVALENKIPASGASPSEKKAPVVFERHSPVFGSERSASAITNQINKSESRKPKVIRSLSSSGSENHPTSVNGEYSSSSEKSSKGEKVQVVAVRSNDVSVSSHNVSNGLKMLAQKAVQHSKLPKLSLHSPSGSDVIGKHDDKMLFSYEVFVKLYIKDKAELHPFGLTNLGNSCYANAVLQCLAYTRPLTAYLLQGLHSKACTKQEWCFICEFESLIQKAKEGKCTLAPNGIVSHLHKIGSHLVHGKQEDAHEFLRFSIDKMQSICLKEAGAKAGRPRAEETTLIGLIFGGYLRSKIRCMKCHEKFEREERMMDLTVEIQGDISTLEEALGQFTATEILDGENKYHCSRCKSYEKAKKRLMVLHAPNVLTIALKRFQSGKFGKLNKAVRFPEVLNLAPYMSGTSDKSPIYSLYAVVVHLDVTNAAFSGHYVCYVKNSQGKWFKMDDSTVKPVELERVLSKGAYMLLYSRCSPRLPGLIQKTMQLSDNKMKCAKCVEPISSSHSGNSSAATRAKSISVVSKCASKTTCWSHDEYPYWENMDRPNSSSDNSSLLSGSDEGSCSTESTRDSADEVPDYIFGRRGWNCPLYSPLSTSDDSNSSSSPSPSSTISDGDRHRRSCYPETSTYPIYSGGGDHDEPGTRIKPNGVGNEGLRDKGDNRPFIYSDTTNHCTKLKGSNSISHNSNSSNTRETDLKGWSKSSLLRRSTKERKTQPLY from the exons GTGTTATGCCCCTACCACGACTCGATGTTCTCGGTGTAAATCTGTTCGTTACTG CTCTGGTAAATGTCAAATTATTCATTGGAGAAAAGGTCACAAAGATGAATGTCATCCTCCAAGCCCCAATATTCAGTTTAGTGGTCCAAAAAGCGATTCTGATGGGAAGACAGGCTTGGAAAGAGAAAAGCATGAATCTGTTGGTGATGGTTCTGAACTGGGAAGCGTCTTGGTTGCAGAACCACTTGAAACATTTCCTGAAGAACCCAGATCAGTTGAATCCAGTCGATTTCCAAGTAGTAAGAATGTGGAAAAAGCTGGATCCGTGGAGGATGGCAAAAGAGCAGGTGCCATTTCTGAATCCTCCAGTAAGCTTGTTGGCATTGCTAAACCGACCACCACTATTTGGCCGGTTGATGCTTCTGCTAACAGTTTTCCTATATTAAGTAGTTCGGAGAGTTTGAAAGAGTCTACATTTGATAATTCTGGCTGTAATGGACTTGAGAAAAAACTTGATGTTAGTGACACGGAGCCTACCAGATCATTACCTCAAAAAATTAGTAGTTTAGATGCTTCTTTAAATGATCTTTCTTGTGCAGATAACCGGCAGCAAAGTGTACCTAGTTCTTCTGGTAATGGAAAGTCAAGATCGATTAGTTCTTCCGGGGGATCTAGTCTCAAGAGATCTGAGGTTTCATTAACTACTCAGACGTCTAAAGCCAAGTCTGGTTTACTGGAGGAAAGTCTTGATTCAAATGGGTCTGGAAATGATCTCCACGGTGATTTAACTAAGTCTGGTATTAGGGAAGGTGGTAATGGTAACTTGTCACATTTGTCTCCCAACTCCTTTCAACAAACTGTCCCCCGCTCACATTTAGAGTCCAGGATTCACGCATCTGATGTTGCCAACCCTGTTGCCTTGGAAAATAAAATACCTGCCAGTGGAGCTTCTCCATCCGAGAAGAAAGCACCAGTGGTTTTCGAGCGGCATTCACCAGTTTTTGGTTCTGAAAGGTCAGCTTCTGCGATTACCAACCAAATTAATAAATCTGAATCACGAAAGCCTAAAGTTATCAGATCTCTATCATCAAGTGGTTCTGAGAATCACCCAACTTCTGTTAATGGAGAATATTCTTCATCGAGTGAGAAGTCGTCAAAAGGGGAAAAAGTACAAGTAGTTGCTGTGAGATCGAATGATGTTTCAGTGTCTTCTCATAATGTTAGCAATGGCTTGAAAATGTTAGCGCAGAAAGCTGTTCAGCATTCGAAACTGCCTAAACTTTCCCTACATAGTCCTTCTGGAAGTGATGTTATTGGAAAACATGATGACAAG ATGCTCTTTTCTTATGAAGTGTTCGTCAAGCTTTACATCAAGGACAAGGCGGAACTTCACCCGTTCGGCCTTACAAACTTGGGAAACAG CTGTTATGCTAATGCTGTCCTTCAGTGCCTCGCTTATACTCGGCCTCTTACTGCGTATCTTCTGCAAGGACTTCACTCGAAAGCAT GCACAAAACAGGAGTGGTGTTTTATTTGTGAGTTTGAGTCTCTGATTCAGAAGGCCAAGGAAGGAAAGTGTACACTCGCTCCAAATGGTATTGTCTCCCATCTACACAAAATAGGTAGCCATCTAGTTCATGGAAAACAAGAAGATGCCCATGAATTTTTAAG GTTTTCTATCGATAAAATGCAATCTATTTGTCTGAAGGAAGCCGGGGCAAAAGCTGGTCGCCCTCGTGCAGAAGAAACAACTCTGATAGGCCTTATTTTTGGGGGCTATCTCCGATCTAAG ATAAGGTGCATGAAGTGTCATGAAAAGTTTGAGCGCGAAGAACGGATGATGGATCTTACAGTTGAAATACAAGGGGATATCAGTACTTTAGAAGAGGCGCTTGGACAATTTACTGCTACAGAAATCTTGGATGGGGAGAACAAGTACCATTGTAGCAG ATGCAAATCTTATGAGAAAGCCAAAAAGAGGTTAATGGTGCTGCATGCCCCTAACGTCCTTACAATTGCTCTAAAGCGGTTTCAG TCTGGCAAATTTGGGAAGCTCAATAAAGCTGTGCGGTTCCCTGAAGTGCTGAACTTGGCTCCATATATGAGTGGGACAAGTGAcaagtctcctatatatagtctttatGCAGTGGTGGTTCACTTGGATGTCACGAATGCTGCATTTTCCGGACATTATGTCTGTTATGTCAAGAATAGCCAGGGGAAGTGGTTCAAGATGGATGACAGCACT GTGAAACCTGTGGAGCTTGAGAGGGTCTTGTCGAAAGGAGCATACATGCTACTTTACTCAAG GTGTTCGCCACGGTTACCAGGTTTGATACAGAAGACAATGCAACTTAGTGATAACAAGATGAAATGTGCCAAATGTGTGGAACCTATTTCGTCCAGCCATAGTGGAAACAGCAGTGCTGCTACTAGAGCAAAGTCGATCTCTGTGGTGTCCAAATGTGCTTCTAAAACAACTTGCTGGAGTCACGATGAATATCCATACTGGGAAAACATGGATCGGCCCAACTCCTCGAGCGACAACTCCTCTCTCCTCAGTGGCTCAGATGAAGGCTCATGCAGTACAGAAAGCACCAGGGACAGTGCTGATGAAGTGCCTGATTATATATTCGGAAGGCGTGGTTGGAACTGCCCATTGTACAGCCCATTGAGTACGTCGGATGACTCCAATAGTTCATCTTCACCTTCTCCTTCTTCCACAATCTCAGACGGAGACAGACATAGAAGATCGTGTTACCCTGAAACCAGTACATACCCAATATACAGTGGAGGTGGGGATCACGATGAGCCGGGGACGAGGATAAAACCCAATGGAGTTGGTAATGAGGGTTTGCGAGATAAGGGGGATAATCGTCCCTTTATATATTCTGACACAACTAATCACTGTACAAAGTTAAAGGGTAGTAATAGTATTAGCCATAACAGTAATAGTAGTAACACTAGGGAGACTGACTTAAAAGGGTGGAGTAAATCTTCCTTGTTGAGAAGATCAACTAAAGAAAGAAAAACTCAACCACTTTACTAA